One Glycine max cultivar Williams 82 chromosome 4, Glycine_max_v4.0, whole genome shotgun sequence DNA segment encodes these proteins:
- the LOC100812729 gene encoding serine/threonine-protein kinase PEPKR2, producing the protein MRKKRKGSETDGSADLAVILAPNHGSASSNLKSHYSLEDCCRLKKRCCKEEDVDTEPATSFKRRLAGIATAPPCGTSSLITPGRGLKRKIGCIDVATQMGRKKKIEDDYVSGETIGQGKFGSVWLCRSKVSGAEYACKTLKKGEETVHREVEIMQHLSGHSGVVTLQAVYEEAECFHLVMELCSGGRLIDRMVEDGPYSEQRAANVLKEVMLVIKYCHDMGVVHRDIKPENILLTASGKIKLADFGLAMRISEGQNLTGLAGSPAYVAPEVLLGRYSEKVDIWSAGVLLHALLVGSLPFQGDSLEAVFEAIKTVKLDFQNGMWESISKPARDLIGRMLTRDISARISADEVLRHPWILFYTANTLKMLPIKTKFKNQIGASCQQLVAVPEPRLGGNRIDTYSLREGSSSESCNSDDQDECVLIDVLASAISHVRISEPKRSRVCGPTGPIVQQGSSNMKPNNLCKAF; encoded by the exons ATgaggaagaaaaggaaaggaagcGAGACTGATGGGTCTGCGGATCTGGCTGTTATTTTGGCTCCTAATCATGGCTCTGCTTCATCGAATTTAAAGTCCCATTACTCGCTAGAGGATTGTTGTAGGCTGAAGAAGAGGTGTTGTAAGGAGGAGGATGTTGACACTGAGCCAGCTACATCCTTTAAGAGGAGGCTTGCTGGCATTGCTACTGCCCCGCCTTGCGGGACGTCGTCTTTGATCACGCCGGGGAGAGGGCTCAAGAGGAAGATAGGTTGCATTGATGTCGCTACCCAGATGGGCAGGAAGAAAAAGATCGAGGATGATTATGTGTCTGGGGAGACAATTGGCCAAGGCAAGTTCGGGTCTGTTTGGTTGTGTAGGTCAAAGGTTAGTGGAGCAGAATATGCATGTAAGACCCTGAAGAAGGGGGAGGAAACGGTTCATCGAGAGGTTGAGATCATGCAACACTTGTCTGGACATTCTGGGGTTGTTACACTGCAAGCTGTTTATGAAGAAGCTGAATGCTTTCATCTTGTGATGGAACTTTGCTCTGGGGGACGGCTCATTGATCGGATGGTTGAGGATGGTCCGTATTCGGAACAGAGGGCTGCTAATGTACTCAAGGAAGTGATGTTGGTCATCAAGTATTGTCATGACATGGGAGTTGTGCACAGAGATATCAAACCTGAGAATATTCTGCTCACGGCATCTGGAAAAATTAAGCTTGCAGATTTTGGCTTGGCCATGAGAATTTCAGAAG GTCAGAACTTAACTGGTTTGGCTGGAAGTCCTGCCTATGTTGCCCCAGAAGTATTGTTAGGCAGATACTCTGAGAAGGTGGATATATGGAGTGCTGGAGTGCTCCTGCATGCTCTGTTGGTTGGCAGTCTTCCATTTCAAGGAGATTCATTGGAAGCAGTTTTTGAGGCTATTAAGACCGTCAAATTAGATTTCCAAAATGGGATGTGGGAATCAATATCTAAACCTGCACGAGACCTTATTGGGAGAATGCTGACAAGGGATATTTCAGCAAGGATATCAGCTGACGAAGTACTTA GACATCCATGGATATTGTTCTACACGGCAAATACATTGAAAATGCTGCCcatcaaaacaaaattcaagaaCCAAATTGGTGCCTCATGCCAACAGCTTGTTGCGGTACCTGAACCAAGGTTAGGAGGAAACAGGATAGATACTTACTCACTTAGGGAGGGTTCATCCTCTGAAAGTTGCAATTCAGATGATCAGGATGAATGTGTGTTGATTGATGTGCTTGCCTCTGCAATTTCACACGTGAGGATATCTGAACCAAAGAGGAGCAGGGTGTGTGGTCCCACAGGCCCGATAGTTCAACAAGGTTCATCTAACATGAAGCCTAACAACCTCTGTAAAGCATTTTGA